A part of Rhinatrema bivittatum chromosome 16, aRhiBiv1.1, whole genome shotgun sequence genomic DNA contains:
- the PPP1R35 gene encoding protein phosphatase 1 regulatory subunit 35 isoform X1: MSLLLGWVGSRIAFCICHSPAPLWTLGFTMKFLSADFPPKRYTPRNYADEESVPTGTVPQPLALSVDCAESLSDLDISSTPEKLGGGSTPWGILKKSEEGSVNGGKRGSRRQVRFHVSCELEERKPDTPSLLMPEMPEEGRDPETPAVQLGHPRTAEDALAVPGGQRVGRQPGRTRLLRAGRQQKKGQRPGQSDAMGSLSSPEYNTSLALGQEMLEAAEKGFDARKAVADQLRKSSVTRQCVDGKVAEGMNIPREKQLFQGLVSLQVPTEDVLSSAVQEKLSLVRPRPDAKKDSSSDGPDLLMFYDPLELFWESPCLGMEVPPSTPRRPRAKPRVSAFDMFRKLQQWEA; encoded by the exons ATGTCTCTGCTGCTGGGCTGGGTCGGGTCAAGGATTGCATTCTGCATCTGCCATTCTCCCGCACCCTTGTGGACTTTGgg GTTCACCATGAAATTCCTCTCGGCGGACTTCCCTCCCAAGAGATACACACCACGTAACTATGCTGACGAAGAGAGTGTTCCCACTGGCACCGTCCCACAGCCGCTCGCCCTGAGTGTGGACTGTGCGGAGTCCCTCTCTGATCTGGACATATCCTCCACACCTGAAAAACTGGGGGGTGGCAGCACACCATGGGGAATTCTGAAGAAGAGCGAGGAAGGCAGTGTCAATGGAGGCAAGAGAGGGAGTCGCCGACAG GTTCGCTTTCACGTCAGCTGTGAGTTGGAAGAGAGAAAGCCAGACACTCCAAGCCTCCTCATGCCTGAGATGCCAGAGGAGGGACGGGACCCTGAAACGCCCGCAGTGCAGCTTGGACACCCCAGAACGGCCGAAGATGCCCTTGCTGTTCCAGGGGGTCAGAGAGTGGGCAGGCAGCCTGGCAGAACTAGGCTGCTTAGAGCAGGTCGTCAGCAGAAGAAGGGCCAGAGACCTGGGCAGAGTGATGCGATGGGGAGCTTGAGCTCCCCAGAATATAATACCTCTCTTGCACTGGGGCAGGAGATGCTGGAGGCCGCGGAGAAGGGCTTCGATGCCAGGAAAGCTGTGGCGGATCAGCTCCGGAAGTCCTCGGTCACCCGGCAGTGTGTGGATGGGAAGGTGGCTGAAG GGATGAACATCCCTCGGGAAAAGCAGCTCTTCCAGGGGCTGGTGAGCCTGCAAGTGCCGACAGAAGACGTCCTTAGCTCCGCCGTGCAAGAGAAGCTGTCGCtggtgaggcccaggccagacGCCAAGAAG GACAGTTCCAGCGACGGTCCAGACCTGCTGATGTTCTATGACCCCTTGGAACTTTTCTGGGAAAGCCCCTGCCTGGGCATGGAGGTGCCTCCCTCGACACCACGGCGACCTCGCGCCAAGCCCAGGGTGTCAGCCTTTGACATGTTCAGGAAGTTGCAGCAGTGGGAGGCGTAG
- the PPP1R35 gene encoding protein phosphatase 1 regulatory subunit 35 isoform X2 — MVSRFTMKFLSADFPPKRYTPRNYADEESVPTGTVPQPLALSVDCAESLSDLDISSTPEKLGGGSTPWGILKKSEEGSVNGGKRGSRRQVRFHVSCELEERKPDTPSLLMPEMPEEGRDPETPAVQLGHPRTAEDALAVPGGQRVGRQPGRTRLLRAGRQQKKGQRPGQSDAMGSLSSPEYNTSLALGQEMLEAAEKGFDARKAVADQLRKSSVTRQCVDGKVAEGMNIPREKQLFQGLVSLQVPTEDVLSSAVQEKLSLVRPRPDAKKDSSSDGPDLLMFYDPLELFWESPCLGMEVPPSTPRRPRAKPRVSAFDMFRKLQQWEA, encoded by the exons ATGGTTTCAAG GTTCACCATGAAATTCCTCTCGGCGGACTTCCCTCCCAAGAGATACACACCACGTAACTATGCTGACGAAGAGAGTGTTCCCACTGGCACCGTCCCACAGCCGCTCGCCCTGAGTGTGGACTGTGCGGAGTCCCTCTCTGATCTGGACATATCCTCCACACCTGAAAAACTGGGGGGTGGCAGCACACCATGGGGAATTCTGAAGAAGAGCGAGGAAGGCAGTGTCAATGGAGGCAAGAGAGGGAGTCGCCGACAG GTTCGCTTTCACGTCAGCTGTGAGTTGGAAGAGAGAAAGCCAGACACTCCAAGCCTCCTCATGCCTGAGATGCCAGAGGAGGGACGGGACCCTGAAACGCCCGCAGTGCAGCTTGGACACCCCAGAACGGCCGAAGATGCCCTTGCTGTTCCAGGGGGTCAGAGAGTGGGCAGGCAGCCTGGCAGAACTAGGCTGCTTAGAGCAGGTCGTCAGCAGAAGAAGGGCCAGAGACCTGGGCAGAGTGATGCGATGGGGAGCTTGAGCTCCCCAGAATATAATACCTCTCTTGCACTGGGGCAGGAGATGCTGGAGGCCGCGGAGAAGGGCTTCGATGCCAGGAAAGCTGTGGCGGATCAGCTCCGGAAGTCCTCGGTCACCCGGCAGTGTGTGGATGGGAAGGTGGCTGAAG GGATGAACATCCCTCGGGAAAAGCAGCTCTTCCAGGGGCTGGTGAGCCTGCAAGTGCCGACAGAAGACGTCCTTAGCTCCGCCGTGCAAGAGAAGCTGTCGCtggtgaggcccaggccagacGCCAAGAAG GACAGTTCCAGCGACGGTCCAGACCTGCTGATGTTCTATGACCCCTTGGAACTTTTCTGGGAAAGCCCCTGCCTGGGCATGGAGGTGCCTCCCTCGACACCACGGCGACCTCGCGCCAAGCCCAGGGTGTCAGCCTTTGACATGTTCAGGAAGTTGCAGCAGTGGGAGGCGTAG
- the PPP1R35 gene encoding protein phosphatase 1 regulatory subunit 35 isoform X3, whose translation MKFLSADFPPKRYTPRNYADEESVPTGTVPQPLALSVDCAESLSDLDISSTPEKLGGGSTPWGILKKSEEGSVNGGKRGSRRQVRFHVSCELEERKPDTPSLLMPEMPEEGRDPETPAVQLGHPRTAEDALAVPGGQRVGRQPGRTRLLRAGRQQKKGQRPGQSDAMGSLSSPEYNTSLALGQEMLEAAEKGFDARKAVADQLRKSSVTRQCVDGKVAEGMNIPREKQLFQGLVSLQVPTEDVLSSAVQEKLSLVRPRPDAKKDSSSDGPDLLMFYDPLELFWESPCLGMEVPPSTPRRPRAKPRVSAFDMFRKLQQWEA comes from the exons ATGAAATTCCTCTCGGCGGACTTCCCTCCCAAGAGATACACACCACGTAACTATGCTGACGAAGAGAGTGTTCCCACTGGCACCGTCCCACAGCCGCTCGCCCTGAGTGTGGACTGTGCGGAGTCCCTCTCTGATCTGGACATATCCTCCACACCTGAAAAACTGGGGGGTGGCAGCACACCATGGGGAATTCTGAAGAAGAGCGAGGAAGGCAGTGTCAATGGAGGCAAGAGAGGGAGTCGCCGACAG GTTCGCTTTCACGTCAGCTGTGAGTTGGAAGAGAGAAAGCCAGACACTCCAAGCCTCCTCATGCCTGAGATGCCAGAGGAGGGACGGGACCCTGAAACGCCCGCAGTGCAGCTTGGACACCCCAGAACGGCCGAAGATGCCCTTGCTGTTCCAGGGGGTCAGAGAGTGGGCAGGCAGCCTGGCAGAACTAGGCTGCTTAGAGCAGGTCGTCAGCAGAAGAAGGGCCAGAGACCTGGGCAGAGTGATGCGATGGGGAGCTTGAGCTCCCCAGAATATAATACCTCTCTTGCACTGGGGCAGGAGATGCTGGAGGCCGCGGAGAAGGGCTTCGATGCCAGGAAAGCTGTGGCGGATCAGCTCCGGAAGTCCTCGGTCACCCGGCAGTGTGTGGATGGGAAGGTGGCTGAAG GGATGAACATCCCTCGGGAAAAGCAGCTCTTCCAGGGGCTGGTGAGCCTGCAAGTGCCGACAGAAGACGTCCTTAGCTCCGCCGTGCAAGAGAAGCTGTCGCtggtgaggcccaggccagacGCCAAGAAG GACAGTTCCAGCGACGGTCCAGACCTGCTGATGTTCTATGACCCCTTGGAACTTTTCTGGGAAAGCCCCTGCCTGGGCATGGAGGTGCCTCCCTCGACACCACGGCGACCTCGCGCCAAGCCCAGGGTGTCAGCCTTTGACATGTTCAGGAAGTTGCAGCAGTGGGAGGCGTAG